The Labilithrix sp. genome contains a region encoding:
- a CDS encoding FHA domain-containing protein, translated as MIPGFGKEQITLGSAPGNDVVLQGPGVAPQHARIVKQGNNLQFIDNGQAPSYANGAPVQPNTPVPFDFRTQFSLGQTPVPLSHPAIVLMTMARGNATAPPGHLLIGREAPNASLVIHSGAVSATHATVMMDRLMVQDQGSTSGTYVGGQRIPPNTPTPIDPNGVVAFGPIPVPVSLLGQLAQAAMAGLPIAAGSQPGIMVPGSQPNLAGAAAPAPQAAAAGASGGHRKHRTVIGELNLAQLQGGAITIGRTPENKIVVPHPQVSARHAQIHDQGGNLFLEDLGSGNGTFVRGQRIARGQRVPVQNGEKVFIGPMPLVIQIAGKQVNVVIEDHSAAWAGKPLYEIEAWDLFLAVPDRDDKSKDKILLDHVSFKALPGDMIALMGPSGAGKTTLLMTLNGYLPPTSGQVRINGEDLYAIYDALRGVIGYVPQDDIVHPELTVFEAVKYSARFRLPNDYSEAEIDGRVEQTLKDLGLEAVKNLQIGKPEKKVLSGGQRKRVNIALELVTDPVILFLDEPTSGLASDDTTALINLLADLTKKTGKTIIMTIHQPAKDEYEKFNLAFIMGYGGIPTYYGPTRDSSYGFFGSLMRNPQYSGLPTMQGRVIDNPRDMFDMLNIRERVVHDRMKQQNPNVPRPLARLEAAREWRAEFMQQSNPVFQQMFSGRRSVGTEPAARGVPHRPSVALFAQLMLLMSRYWKVKVRDRAGAAIMFLQAPIIGVMLAFVFAGQQKAVPFWCLGALQELGKKVQGGAGGTNDLLEKMQPTQDHTAAMFFVVVSAVWFGTSNSAREIVTERAVYLRERMVNLSLVNYVFSKYIILSLVCVFQCAILLGIVFFTLGFHGGAAAFLLELVVIVAVAMNATALGLLLSTAVSSAEAAMSLTPIALIPQVVLGGLMVPMTTNPMLKPLMYVMPARWGFEGSIAHERVAIARDPAWFINLNNPTLNSPPDYVIGGYFQCALAQVGSEQLKGAWGFVNYLDIWLPTTVLLSMTVLMLILLLILLKRRDPV; from the coding sequence ATGATTCCCGGCTTCGGCAAGGAGCAGATCACGCTCGGCAGCGCGCCCGGCAACGACGTCGTCCTCCAGGGGCCGGGCGTCGCGCCTCAGCACGCGCGCATCGTCAAGCAAGGCAACAATCTGCAGTTCATCGACAACGGGCAGGCGCCTTCGTACGCGAACGGCGCCCCGGTGCAGCCGAACACGCCCGTCCCGTTCGATTTCCGGACGCAGTTCTCGCTCGGCCAGACGCCGGTGCCGCTCTCGCATCCGGCGATCGTGCTGATGACGATGGCGCGCGGCAACGCGACCGCGCCGCCGGGGCATCTCCTCATCGGGCGCGAGGCGCCGAACGCGTCGCTCGTCATCCACTCCGGCGCGGTGAGCGCGACGCACGCGACCGTGATGATGGACCGGCTGATGGTCCAGGATCAGGGCTCGACCTCGGGGACCTACGTCGGCGGGCAGCGCATCCCGCCGAACACGCCGACCCCGATCGATCCGAACGGCGTCGTCGCGTTCGGTCCGATCCCGGTGCCGGTCTCGCTCCTCGGTCAGCTCGCGCAGGCGGCGATGGCCGGCTTGCCGATCGCGGCGGGCTCGCAGCCGGGGATCATGGTGCCGGGCTCGCAGCCGAACCTCGCGGGCGCGGCCGCGCCGGCGCCGCAGGCGGCCGCGGCGGGGGCGTCGGGCGGGCACCGCAAGCACCGCACCGTCATCGGCGAGCTCAACCTCGCGCAGCTCCAGGGTGGTGCGATCACGATCGGTCGAACGCCGGAGAACAAGATCGTCGTCCCGCACCCGCAGGTCTCCGCGCGCCACGCGCAGATCCACGATCAGGGCGGGAACCTCTTCCTCGAGGACCTCGGGAGCGGCAACGGCACGTTCGTCCGCGGCCAGCGCATCGCGCGCGGCCAGCGCGTCCCGGTCCAGAACGGCGAGAAGGTCTTCATCGGCCCGATGCCGCTGGTCATCCAGATCGCCGGCAAGCAGGTCAACGTCGTCATCGAGGACCACTCGGCAGCGTGGGCGGGGAAGCCGCTCTACGAGATCGAGGCGTGGGACCTCTTCCTCGCGGTGCCGGATCGCGACGACAAGTCGAAGGACAAGATCCTCCTCGACCACGTGTCGTTCAAGGCGCTCCCGGGCGACATGATCGCGCTCATGGGTCCGTCCGGCGCCGGCAAGACGACCCTCCTCATGACGTTGAACGGCTACCTCCCGCCGACGAGCGGACAGGTGCGCATCAACGGCGAGGACCTCTATGCCATCTACGACGCGCTCCGCGGCGTCATCGGCTACGTCCCGCAGGACGACATCGTCCACCCCGAGCTCACCGTCTTCGAGGCGGTGAAATACTCCGCGCGCTTCCGCCTCCCGAACGACTACTCGGAGGCGGAGATCGACGGCCGCGTCGAGCAGACGCTGAAGGACCTCGGTCTCGAGGCGGTGAAGAACCTGCAAATCGGTAAACCGGAGAAGAAGGTCCTCTCCGGCGGCCAGCGCAAGCGCGTCAACATCGCGCTCGAGCTCGTGACCGATCCCGTCATCCTCTTCCTCGACGAGCCGACCTCCGGCCTCGCGTCGGACGACACGACCGCGCTGATCAACCTCTTGGCCGACCTCACGAAGAAGACCGGCAAGACGATCATCATGACGATTCACCAGCCCGCGAAGGACGAATACGAGAAATTCAATCTCGCGTTCATCATGGGCTACGGCGGTATCCCCACGTATTACGGCCCGACGAGGGACTCGAGCTACGGCTTCTTCGGCTCGCTGATGCGTAATCCGCAATACAGCGGACTACCGACGATGCAGGGCCGCGTGATCGACAATCCGCGCGACATGTTCGACATGCTCAACATCCGCGAGCGCGTCGTCCACGACCGGATGAAGCAGCAGAACCCGAACGTGCCCCGTCCCCTCGCGCGCCTCGAGGCGGCGCGGGAGTGGCGCGCGGAGTTCATGCAGCAGAGCAACCCCGTCTTCCAGCAGATGTTCTCGGGGCGCCGCTCGGTCGGGACCGAGCCAGCCGCGCGCGGCGTCCCGCACCGTCCGAGCGTCGCGCTCTTCGCGCAGCTCATGCTCCTGATGAGCCGCTACTGGAAGGTGAAGGTCCGCGACCGGGCCGGCGCCGCGATCATGTTCCTCCAGGCGCCGATCATCGGCGTGATGCTCGCGTTCGTCTTCGCGGGGCAGCAGAAGGCGGTGCCGTTCTGGTGCCTCGGCGCGCTGCAGGAGCTCGGGAAGAAGGTGCAAGGCGGCGCCGGCGGCACGAACGACCTCCTCGAGAAGATGCAGCCGACGCAGGACCACACCGCGGCGATGTTCTTCGTCGTCGTCTCGGCGGTGTGGTTCGGGACCTCGAACTCGGCGCGCGAGATCGTGACCGAGCGCGCGGTCTACCTGCGCGAGCGCATGGTCAACCTGTCGCTCGTCAACTACGTCTTCTCGAAGTACATCATCCTGAGCCTCGTCTGCGTGTTCCAGTGCGCGATCTTGCTCGGGATCGTGTTCTTCACGCTCGGCTTCCACGGCGGCGCGGCGGCGTTCCTCCTCGAGCTCGTCGTCATCGTCGCGGTGGCGATGAACGCGACCGCGCTCGGGCTCCTCCTCTCCACCGCCGTCTCCTCCGCCGAGGCGGCGATGTCGCTCACCCCGATCGCGCTCATCCCGCAGGTCGTCCTCGGCGGCCTCATGGTCCCGATGACGACGAACCCGATGCTGAAGCCGCTCATGTACGTCATGCCGGCGCGCTGGGGCTTCGAGGGATCGATCGCGCACGAGCGGGTCGCGATCGCCCGTGATCCGGCGTGGTTCATCAACCTGAACAACCCGACGCTGAACTCGCCGCCCGACTACGTGATCGGCGGCTACTTCCAGTGCGCGCTCGCTCAGGTCGGCTCGGAGCAGCTGAAGGGCGCGTGGGGCTTCGTGAACTACCTCGACATCTGGCTCCCGACCACGGTGCTGCTCAGCATGACCGTCCTCATGCTGATCCTCCTCCTCATCCTGCTGAAGCGCCGCGACCCGGTCTGA
- a CDS encoding extensin family protein: MLLYRGPTGVTYDPPALLDCTLAQVEAIVQEEAAMHLGSKVVRIANAGAYACRPRNFRKGASLSAHAFGSALDLTAFHPAKGTPAVIDRDYSGTNEARRAFLRAVYTRLRAHEADLTYVVGPAFNAQHHNHFHLDRGGWSFWGQR, encoded by the coding sequence GTGCTCCTCTACCGCGGCCCCACCGGCGTCACGTACGACCCGCCGGCGCTGCTCGACTGCACGCTTGCGCAGGTCGAGGCGATCGTGCAGGAGGAGGCCGCGATGCACCTCGGCTCGAAGGTGGTCCGCATCGCGAACGCCGGCGCGTACGCCTGCCGGCCGCGCAACTTCCGGAAGGGCGCGTCGCTCAGCGCGCACGCCTTCGGCAGCGCGCTCGACCTCACGGCTTTTCATCCCGCGAAGGGCACGCCGGCGGTGATCGACCGCGACTACTCGGGCACGAACGAAGCCCGCCGCGCGTTCCTGCGCGCGGTCTACACCCGTCTCCGCGCGCACGAGGCAGACCTCACCTACGTCGTCGGCCCCGCCTTCAACGCGCAACACCACAACCACTTCCACCTCGACCGCGGCGGCTGGTCCTTCTGGGGTCAGCGCTAG
- a CDS encoding CPBP family intramembrane metalloprotease: MSQVGALLSLLLRHWSRASLPNRLKRSVGRRASAGLFRLAYVVLMSASGYGVGRTVASLATDEQRVRGAAWIVVGALGLAVVWSGMSRGPVLRGEPSPLETPLLDALPLRETARIAVGLVERLFVFTLAVSSFMGVVAAPRTVLLALLVAAAGVIGGEAGMRVTRVLVPPMTVARVRSYLLVGGQVVFLMALVQAPSLGRSPKSGVLVAGWPSALARALLEGEGLFVAAAGLALFVVAGVAAVAVAERIGYDRVDLVPTGRPRRTKREALVIDRIDEVLRRREPGGRWGTVLMAGYTAAVTTGVLAYAWTSKTPSFEPSSMVRLACGVAAFGSFVVVSARATRMAARDVAARPLLAPLPIEPRALLAGKVTRLRADAIFVCAPLLVLFATPWSVALHVEIAWRTIAVTIAAALAAKAAAAIAFLTVGAGSKKGPLGGFVVETVLVLVPLFGVASATEVWVVVVPLVALGFVAREAGRSALGCVRWIDDAGDFERETPIWRALLVLAAFQSTANIAERLVDMSELGPGIRLAIGTAASTGVLLVMTLTARSDAPLIVFSARSRAIALGLAGGALAGGVAILHRLLAARAGLALPIAPADGRVAAAALGVTLVPIAEELFFRGWLLSCIEAELDRKWLAPLLGAFAFAAVHPAPLFVPYLVLGLVTSVLFLRARAVLPCLAAHLVYAVLTLVRFG; encoded by the coding sequence ATGAGCCAGGTCGGCGCGCTGCTGTCCCTGCTCCTCCGGCACTGGTCGCGCGCGTCGCTCCCGAACCGCCTCAAGCGGAGCGTCGGGCGCCGCGCCTCCGCCGGCCTCTTCCGCCTCGCCTACGTCGTCTTGATGAGCGCCTCGGGCTACGGCGTCGGCCGGACGGTGGCGAGCCTCGCGACCGACGAGCAGCGCGTGCGCGGCGCGGCGTGGATCGTCGTCGGTGCGCTCGGACTCGCGGTCGTGTGGAGCGGCATGTCGCGCGGGCCGGTGCTGCGCGGAGAGCCGAGCCCGCTCGAGACGCCGCTCCTCGACGCGCTGCCGCTGCGCGAGACCGCGCGGATCGCGGTCGGCCTCGTCGAGCGCCTCTTCGTGTTCACCCTCGCGGTGTCGTCCTTCATGGGCGTCGTGGCCGCGCCGCGCACGGTGCTCCTCGCCCTCCTCGTCGCGGCCGCGGGCGTGATCGGCGGCGAGGCGGGGATGCGCGTCACGCGTGTGCTCGTGCCGCCGATGACGGTCGCGCGGGTCCGCTCCTATTTGCTCGTCGGCGGGCAGGTCGTCTTCTTGATGGCGCTCGTCCAGGCGCCGTCGCTCGGGCGGAGCCCGAAGAGCGGGGTGCTCGTGGCGGGCTGGCCCTCCGCCCTCGCGCGCGCGCTGCTCGAAGGCGAGGGCCTCTTCGTCGCCGCCGCCGGCCTCGCGCTCTTCGTCGTCGCCGGCGTCGCCGCGGTCGCGGTCGCGGAGCGGATCGGCTACGACCGCGTCGACCTCGTGCCGACCGGGCGCCCGCGGCGCACGAAGCGCGAGGCGCTCGTCATCGATCGCATCGACGAGGTGCTCCGCCGGCGCGAGCCCGGCGGCCGCTGGGGCACCGTCCTGATGGCGGGCTACACCGCGGCCGTCACGACCGGCGTCCTCGCGTACGCGTGGACGTCGAAGACGCCGAGCTTCGAGCCCTCCTCGATGGTCCGCCTCGCGTGCGGCGTCGCCGCCTTCGGCTCGTTCGTCGTCGTGAGCGCGCGCGCGACGCGGATGGCGGCGCGCGACGTCGCGGCGCGCCCGCTCCTCGCGCCGCTGCCGATCGAGCCGCGGGCGCTCTTGGCGGGGAAGGTCACGCGCCTGCGCGCCGACGCGATCTTCGTGTGCGCGCCGCTGCTCGTGCTCTTCGCGACGCCGTGGTCGGTCGCGCTCCACGTCGAGATCGCCTGGCGCACGATCGCGGTCACGATCGCGGCCGCGCTCGCGGCGAAGGCGGCGGCGGCGATCGCGTTCCTCACGGTGGGGGCCGGGAGCAAGAAGGGCCCGCTCGGCGGCTTCGTCGTGGAGACGGTGCTCGTGCTCGTGCCGCTCTTCGGCGTCGCATCGGCGACGGAGGTGTGGGTCGTCGTCGTGCCGCTCGTCGCGCTCGGGTTCGTCGCGCGCGAGGCGGGTCGCTCCGCGCTCGGCTGCGTGCGATGGATCGACGACGCCGGCGACTTCGAGCGCGAGACGCCGATCTGGCGCGCGCTCCTCGTGCTCGCCGCGTTCCAGTCCACCGCCAACATCGCCGAGCGGCTCGTCGACATGAGCGAGCTCGGGCCGGGGATCCGGCTCGCGATCGGGACCGCCGCGTCTACGGGCGTCCTCCTCGTGATGACGCTGACTGCGCGGAGCGACGCGCCGCTCATCGTCTTCTCCGCGCGCTCTCGCGCGATCGCGCTCGGCCTCGCCGGCGGCGCGCTCGCGGGCGGCGTCGCGATCCTCCATCGCCTGCTCGCCGCGCGCGCGGGGCTCGCGCTCCCGATCGCGCCCGCCGACGGACGCGTCGCGGCGGCGGCGCTCGGCGTCACGCTCGTCCCGATCGCGGAGGAGCTTTTCTTCCGCGGCTGGCTCCTCTCCTGCATCGAGGCCGAGCTCGATCGCAAGTGGCTCGCGCCTCTCCTCGGCGCGTTCGCCTTCGCGGCGGTGCACCCCGCGCCCCTGTTCGTGCCGTACCTCGTCCTCGGGCTCGTCACGAGCGTGCTCTTCCTCCGCGCGCGCGCCGTGCTGCCGTGCCTCGCGGCGCACCTCGTCTACGCCGTCCTGACGCTCGTCCGTTTCGGCTGA
- the murE gene encoding UDP-N-acetylmuramyl-tripeptide synthetase: MNRVPTPPAWAAKLFTVGVTGTNGKTTTTAWVAAALRTLSTPVARATTVGFFLDDVPLEIEKSYDGFLKGMRACVDRGGTHAATELTSEALARGFARAWPCRVGVFTNLTHDHLDAHGSPEHYLASKAQLFVSLPPGGTAVLNASDENYPLLKEVTPQGVLHRSYAVPSRGAVQGEPDIVATSIAIDWAGTRIACKVKDPSLPAELRVRAIGAVYAENALAALLGAVAAGADPRAAADAIAAAPAPPGRFEVIHERPWVVVDYAHSPDALARTVAIARELAGRSRLFVVFGAGGKRDKDKRGPMGEAARPADVVLLTTDNPRDEDPSAICRAIAEGLTGHAGVRTELDRAKAIAAAIREASPDDVVLIAGKGHETEMTVGAEVRHFSDVEAARTALSAR, from the coding sequence ATGAACCGCGTTCCGACCCCGCCGGCGTGGGCGGCGAAGCTCTTCACCGTCGGGGTCACGGGGACGAACGGCAAGACGACGACGACGGCGTGGGTCGCGGCCGCGCTGCGGACGCTCTCGACGCCGGTCGCGCGCGCGACGACGGTCGGCTTCTTCCTCGACGACGTGCCGCTCGAGATCGAGAAGAGCTACGACGGCTTCTTGAAGGGGATGCGCGCCTGCGTCGATCGCGGCGGCACCCACGCGGCGACGGAGCTGACGAGCGAGGCGCTCGCCCGCGGGTTCGCGCGCGCGTGGCCGTGCCGCGTCGGCGTCTTCACGAACCTCACCCACGATCACCTCGACGCCCACGGGTCGCCGGAGCACTACCTCGCGAGCAAGGCTCAGCTCTTCGTCTCGCTGCCGCCCGGCGGCACCGCCGTGCTCAACGCGAGCGACGAGAACTACCCGCTCTTGAAGGAGGTCACGCCGCAGGGGGTGCTCCATCGTTCGTACGCGGTCCCGTCGCGCGGCGCGGTGCAGGGCGAGCCCGACATCGTCGCGACGTCGATCGCGATCGACTGGGCGGGCACGCGGATCGCGTGCAAGGTGAAGGATCCGTCGCTCCCGGCCGAGCTCCGCGTCCGCGCGATCGGCGCCGTGTACGCGGAGAACGCGCTCGCGGCGCTCCTCGGCGCGGTCGCCGCCGGCGCGGACCCGCGCGCCGCCGCCGACGCGATCGCGGCCGCGCCCGCGCCGCCGGGCCGCTTCGAGGTCATCCACGAGCGGCCCTGGGTCGTCGTCGACTACGCGCACTCCCCCGACGCGCTCGCGCGCACGGTCGCGATCGCGCGCGAGCTCGCGGGCAGGTCGCGCCTCTTCGTCGTCTTCGGCGCGGGCGGCAAGCGCGACAAGGACAAGCGCGGCCCGATGGGCGAAGCGGCGCGCCCCGCCGACGTGGTGCTCCTCACGACCGACAACCCGCGCGACGAAGACCCGTCCGCGATCTGCCGCGCGATCGCGGAGGGCCTCACCGGACACGCGGGCGTCCGCACGGAGCTCGATCGCGCGAAGGCGATCGCGGCCGCGATCCGCGAGGCGTCACCGGACGACGTCGTGCTGATCGCGGGCAAGGGCCACGAGACCGAGATGACGGTCGGCGCGGAGGTCCGGCATTTCTCCGACGTCGAGGCGGCCCGCACGGCGCTCTCAGCGCGCTGA
- a CDS encoding serine/threonine protein kinase — translation MGTVWLAHPYDDPNQLYAVKTVSPQFARDPAVCGMFVKEASLAAALDHPNVVRLYDVGIHDDVPFFVMEWVDGFSLRDVAKAVVETGERVPPSIALRIGSDMCGGLHAAHELCGDDGHHLGLVHRDISPHNVLVARDGVSKIIDFGVAKARDLATNTEESMVGGLKGKVRYMAPEQALEREIDRRADLFSVGAVLYQLLTGRAPFEGPNEMAIINALMSTNPVYVPDDLPEPVQWILRRALARRPENRFGDAAEMQNAIELALVEMGAPDKHYDVAECLAWFVPLGDPPEYVTASRRALPIDPDPDDLGTPVRSTNSPPPLAFAGPNETGPARRMSLIDVDEIAMQQRSRRSSGGGAMRALFIAAGAVVILGGGVVYALHDDAPKDDDWGKKSAADDPGTTELDNAPLGSSTAVPTATTVTPSTPIIDVGDVEDNTKPDAQKKKKRRPKPADSSGAGGAAPAPATPPSKPGDLAGPIKVWK, via the coding sequence ATGGGCACGGTCTGGCTCGCCCATCCTTACGACGATCCGAACCAGCTCTACGCGGTCAAGACGGTCTCGCCCCAGTTCGCGCGGGACCCCGCCGTCTGCGGGATGTTCGTGAAGGAGGCGAGCCTCGCCGCCGCGCTGGACCACCCGAACGTGGTCCGCCTCTACGACGTCGGCATCCACGACGACGTCCCGTTCTTCGTCATGGAATGGGTCGACGGCTTCTCCCTCCGCGACGTCGCCAAGGCGGTGGTCGAGACCGGCGAACGGGTCCCCCCCAGCATCGCGCTCCGGATCGGGAGCGACATGTGCGGCGGCCTCCACGCCGCCCACGAGCTCTGCGGCGACGACGGGCATCACCTCGGCCTCGTCCATCGCGATATCTCCCCGCACAACGTCCTCGTCGCGCGCGACGGCGTCTCGAAGATCATCGACTTCGGCGTCGCGAAGGCGCGCGATCTCGCGACGAACACGGAGGAGTCGATGGTCGGGGGGCTCAAGGGCAAGGTCCGCTACATGGCGCCCGAGCAGGCACTCGAGCGCGAGATCGACCGGCGCGCGGACCTCTTCAGCGTCGGCGCCGTCCTCTACCAGTTGCTCACCGGTCGCGCCCCGTTCGAAGGTCCGAACGAGATGGCGATCATCAACGCGTTGATGTCGACCAACCCGGTCTACGTCCCGGACGACCTGCCGGAGCCGGTGCAGTGGATCCTCCGCCGCGCCCTCGCGCGCCGCCCCGAGAACCGCTTCGGCGACGCGGCCGAGATGCAGAACGCGATCGAGCTCGCCCTCGTCGAGATGGGCGCGCCCGACAAACACTACGACGTCGCGGAGTGCCTCGCCTGGTTCGTCCCCCTCGGCGATCCGCCCGAGTACGTCACCGCCTCGCGCCGCGCGCTCCCGATCGATCCCGACCCCGACGACCTCGGCACCCCGGTCCGGTCGACGAACTCCCCTCCCCCCCTCGCCTTCGCCGGCCCGAACGAGACCGGACCCGCGCGGCGGATGTCGCTCATCGACGTCGACGAGATCGCGATGCAGCAGCGGAGCCGGCGCTCGAGCGGCGGCGGCGCGATGCGCGCCCTCTTCATCGCGGCGGGCGCGGTCGTCATCCTCGGCGGCGGCGTCGTCTACGCGCTGCACGACGACGCGCCGAAGGACGACGACTGGGGAAAGAAGAGCGCGGCCGACGACCCCGGCACGACGGAGCTCGACAACGCGCCGCTCGGCTCCAGCACCGCCGTCCCGACGGCCACGACCGTGACGCCGTCGACGCCGATCATCGACGTCGGCGACGTCGAGGACAACACGAAGCCCGACGCGCAGAAGAAGAAGAAGCGGCGCCCCAAGCCCGCCGACTCGAGCGGCGCCGGCGGCGCGGCCCCCGCTCCGGCGACGCCCCCGAGCAAGCCCGGCGATCTCGCCGGACCGATCAAGGTCTGGAAGTAG